The Blattabacterium cuenoti genome includes a region encoding these proteins:
- a CDS encoding M42 family peptidase, whose amino-acid sequence MKNNYSISSDSLKFLKKYLNSSSPTGCESEGQKIWINYINSYVEKIQTDLYGTAVGIINPSSTYKLIIEAHVDEISWSVNYITEDGIIYVSRNGGSDHQIAPSKRVVIHTEKGFVHGVFGWPAIHTRKSSEEKYPSIDNIFVDIGVSSKTEAINLGIHVGCIITYPDEFFIMNNNYFVSRALDNKIGGFIIAEIAKMIMKNDVNLKFGLYIVNSVQEEVGLRGAKMISQTIQPDMAIVTDVTHDTYSPMIDKKIQGDVKCGLGPVIGYAPSIQKDIRELIINTANSKKILFQRLVSSRYTGTDTDAFAYSNKGVTSALISIPLKYMHTTVEMVHKKDVEKTILLIFETLQEINNSKKFFID is encoded by the coding sequence ATGAAAAATAATTATTCAATTAGTAGTGATTCTTTAAAATTTCTTAAAAAATATTTAAATAGTTCTTCCCCAACAGGATGTGAAAGTGAAGGACAAAAAATATGGATTAATTACATTAATTCTTATGTAGAAAAAATTCAAACAGATTTGTATGGAACGGCAGTAGGAATCATCAATCCGAGTTCTACATATAAATTAATTATTGAAGCTCACGTTGATGAAATATCTTGGTCTGTGAATTATATCACAGAAGATGGAATTATATATGTTTCTCGAAATGGAGGATCAGATCATCAAATTGCACCATCTAAAAGAGTCGTTATTCATACAGAAAAAGGATTCGTTCATGGAGTATTTGGATGGCCTGCTATTCACACAAGAAAATCTTCAGAAGAAAAATATCCTAGTATAGACAATATATTTGTGGATATTGGTGTCTCTAGTAAAACTGAAGCAATAAATTTAGGGATTCATGTAGGTTGTATTATTACTTATCCTGATGAGTTTTTTATTATGAATAACAATTATTTTGTATCTAGAGCATTAGATAATAAAATAGGAGGTTTTATAATAGCAGAAATTGCAAAGATGATTATGAAAAATGATGTTAATTTAAAATTTGGATTATACATAGTTAATTCTGTTCAAGAGGAAGTCGGATTGAGAGGAGCTAAAATGATTTCTCAAACCATACAACCAGATATGGCTATTGTTACGGATGTAACGCATGATACATATAGCCCTATGATTGATAAAAAAATACAAGGAGATGTTAAATGTGGATTAGGACCTGTCATTGGATATGCTCCATCAATACAAAAAGATATTAGAGAACTTATTATTAATACTGCTAACAGTAAAAAAATACTCTTTCAACGTTTAGTTTCATCTAGATATACAGGAACAGATACAGACGCTTTTGCTTATTCCAATAAAGGAGTTACATCTGCTTTAATATCCATTCCTCTAAAATATATGCATACTACAGTAGAAATGGTTCATAAAAAAGATGTGGAAAAAACTATATTATTAATTTTTGAAACGTTACAAGAAATTAATAACTCTAAAAAATTTTTTATCGATTAA
- the tgt gene encoding tRNA guanosine(34) transglycosylase Tgt, with protein MKFNLIKTDFFSKARAGILETDHGKIETPIFMPVASKGYVKTVPIHDLNKISKIILGNTYHLYLQPGIEVFHKAGGIHSFMNWKESILTDSGGFQIFSMRKLNKITEDGVVFKSIINGSYHFFSPEKSMKIQRFIGGDIIMSFDDCPPFPCSHQYAKKSIKRTHIWLKRCCSYLQNNPEIYNYKQSFFPIIQGSIYTDLRKYSAEEISLLEAEGYAIGGLSLGEEKEQTHNITDLLTDLLPKDKPRYLMGVGNPVDILEGISLGIDMFDCVLPTRNGRHGMLFTWRGIMNIKNKKWEKDFSCLDELGNSYVDQLYSKSYVRHLFLSRENLAKEIVSIHNLSFYSNLIKQARVHIMQNKFSSWKKLVTPLLKERL; from the coding sequence ATGAAATTTAATTTAATTAAAACGGATTTTTTTTCTAAAGCAAGAGCTGGAATTTTAGAAACAGATCATGGGAAAATAGAAACTCCTATTTTTATGCCAGTAGCTTCAAAAGGTTATGTAAAGACTGTTCCAATACATGATCTGAATAAAATATCAAAAATAATTCTTGGAAATACTTATCATTTATATTTACAACCCGGAATTGAAGTATTCCATAAAGCAGGTGGAATTCATTCTTTTATGAATTGGAAGGAATCTATATTAACGGATAGTGGAGGTTTTCAAATTTTTTCTATGAGAAAATTGAATAAAATCACAGAAGATGGAGTAGTATTTAAATCTATAATAAATGGATCCTATCATTTTTTTTCTCCGGAAAAATCTATGAAGATTCAACGTTTTATTGGAGGAGATATTATTATGTCTTTTGACGATTGTCCACCTTTTCCTTGTAGTCATCAATATGCTAAAAAATCTATAAAAAGAACGCATATTTGGTTAAAAAGATGTTGTTCCTATTTACAAAATAATCCAGAAATATATAATTACAAACAAAGTTTTTTCCCTATTATTCAAGGAAGTATTTATACGGATTTAAGAAAATATTCTGCAGAAGAGATTTCCTTGTTAGAAGCTGAAGGGTATGCCATAGGTGGATTAAGTTTAGGAGAAGAAAAAGAACAAACACATAATATCACTGATTTATTAACAGATCTTTTGCCTAAAGACAAACCTAGATATTTAATGGGAGTAGGAAATCCTGTCGATATTTTGGAAGGAATCTCTCTTGGAATAGATATGTTTGATTGTGTTCTTCCTACAAGAAATGGACGTCACGGAATGTTATTTACATGGAGAGGAATCATGAATATAAAAAATAAAAAATGGGAAAAAGATTTTTCCTGTTTAGATGAATTAGGAAATTCTTATGTAGATCAATTATATAGCAAATCTTATGTAAGACACCTTTTTCTATCCAGAGAGAACTTGGCAAAAGAAATCGTTTCTATACATAACCTATCTTTTTACTCAAATTTAATTAAACAAGCAAGAGTTCATATTATGCAGAATAAATTTTCTTCTTGGAAAAAATTGGTAACTCCTTTGTTAAAAGAACGTTTATGA
- a CDS encoding transketolase, which produces MNVRYLKDLCSQVRRDILRMVNDAKSGHPGGSLGCTEYFVALYKEIMHYSSKKFSMDGEGEDLFFLSNGHISPVYYSILARSGFFSVKELSTFRKLNSRLQGHPSVHGGLPGIRISSGSLGQGMSVAIGAALSKKLNKEFHSIIYSLHGDGELNEGQIWESVLYAGSRNIDNYIATVDYNGQQIDGTTDEVLPLGNLKKKFESFNWKVLEELEGNNIEKVIDVLKKAKNETGKRKPVLIILYTQMGKGVDFMEGNNAWHGKYPNKEELERALSQIHETSLLDYPLSD; this is translated from the coding sequence ATGAATGTACGTTATTTAAAGGATTTATGTTCTCAAGTGAGAAGAGATATTCTACGAATGGTCAATGATGCAAAATCTGGGCATCCAGGAGGATCTTTGGGTTGCACAGAATATTTTGTCGCTTTATATAAAGAGATAATGCATTATAGTTCAAAAAAATTTTCTATGGATGGAGAAGGAGAAGACCTTTTTTTTCTATCTAATGGACACATTTCCCCTGTTTACTATAGTATACTGGCTCGTTCTGGTTTTTTTTCAGTAAAAGAATTATCTACTTTCAGAAAGTTAAATTCACGTTTACAAGGACATCCCTCTGTACATGGAGGACTCCCCGGAATACGCATTTCCTCGGGTTCTCTAGGACAAGGAATGTCTGTAGCTATTGGTGCAGCTTTGTCAAAAAAATTAAATAAAGAATTTCATAGCATTATTTATAGTTTACATGGAGATGGAGAGTTAAATGAAGGACAAATTTGGGAATCTGTATTATATGCAGGATCTAGAAATATAGATAATTATATAGCAACTGTTGATTATAATGGACAACAAATAGATGGAACAACAGATGAAGTATTACCTCTTGGTAATTTGAAAAAAAAATTTGAATCGTTCAATTGGAAAGTTTTAGAAGAATTAGAAGGAAATAATATTGAAAAAGTGATTGATGTTTTAAAAAAAGCAAAAAATGAAACTGGAAAAAGAAAACCTGTTTTAATTATATTATATACTCAAATGGGAAAGGGTGTAGATTTTATGGAAGGAAACAATGCATGGCATGGAAAATATCCTAATAAAGAAGAATTAGAAAGAGCTTTATCTCAAATTCATGAAACATCTTTATTAGATTATCCTTTATCTGATTGA
- a CDS encoding LptF/LptG family permease, translating into MKILDRYIIRNLLLTFLFITVSLQLLSIVIDISQRMHRLEYNQGSIKKALIFYYPFWSIWLSNTFSPISVFLSVIFFTSKLEKNSEILAILSSGISLNRLTIPYLISALIIGIVSLLINYYFLPMANKRKNQFHYQYLLSSRYKKKYEKNQTISAKISNNEYIFIRNFSRKENIGKEFVYQKFDGKKLIYILKSKNIFWSKKNRVYVLFDYRETTIKKNHDFFIKGDYKIKKFPFTPEKLLPEEYIAETMNISELKKFIETEKINRNVNIYLNEYYQRTSLPFSTFIFTILGLSLSLKKKEIGHNMIIGVILAVFYIFFMEITKIYSVKDYIPSYLSVWLPNVIFGIITLFFYWNN; encoded by the coding sequence ATGAAAATTCTTGATCGTTATATTATTCGTAATCTGTTGTTAACTTTTTTATTTATTACTGTTTCTCTGCAATTGTTATCTATAGTAATAGACATATCTCAACGTATGCATCGTTTGGAATACAATCAAGGATCAATTAAAAAAGCTTTAATTTTTTATTATCCTTTTTGGTCCATATGGTTATCTAATACTTTTTCTCCTATTTCCGTTTTTTTATCTGTTATTTTTTTCACATCCAAATTAGAAAAGAATTCAGAAATTCTGGCTATTCTGTCAAGTGGAATAAGTTTGAATAGATTAACTATTCCTTATTTAATATCAGCTCTCATAATAGGTATTGTATCCTTACTAATAAACTATTATTTTCTTCCTATGGCTAACAAAAGGAAAAATCAATTTCATTATCAATATTTATTGAGTTCAAGATATAAAAAAAAATACGAAAAAAATCAAACTATAAGCGCTAAAATTTCAAATAATGAATATATTTTTATTAGAAATTTTTCAAGAAAAGAAAATATAGGAAAAGAGTTTGTTTATCAAAAATTTGATGGTAAAAAATTAATATATATTCTGAAATCTAAAAATATTTTTTGGTCCAAAAAAAATAGAGTATACGTTTTGTTTGATTATAGAGAGACTACAATAAAAAAAAATCATGATTTTTTTATTAAAGGTGATTATAAAATCAAAAAATTCCCTTTTACTCCTGAAAAACTTTTGCCGGAAGAATACATAGCAGAAACTATGAATATTTCTGAACTGAAAAAATTTATAGAAACAGAAAAAATAAATCGAAATGTCAATATTTATTTAAATGAATATTATCAAAGAACGAGCTTACCTTTTTCCACTTTCATATTCACTATTTTAGGATTATCTCTTTCTTTAAAAAAAAAAGAAATAGGTCATAATATGATTATAGGAGTTATATTAGCTGTTTTTTATATTTTTTTTATGGAAATTACGAAAATATATTCTGTAAAAGATTATATTCCTTCTTATTTATCTGTTTGGCTTCCAAATGTGATTTTTGGAATAATTACATTGTTTTTTTATTGGAATAATTAA
- the tatC gene encoding twin-arginine translocase subunit TatC, which yields MKENKMSFWKHIGELRKHIIHCFCAIIIAMIILMNNKDIIFDYIIFGPSKKNFITYRIFYKLTNTFLGIHLNPVSFFSRDLEIQNRQIFGQFNIYVWTCFIGGVILSFPYVFYEFWKFIRPALSDEEKKYFRGILIIVTILFGLGVLFGYFVLCPFLIQFGYSFRISYVPKNIFDLSDYISLIINSVLSMGIIFLFPFFIFILTKIELISYNFLKKYRKHAFLIMLIIASAITPGDILSTIVVFIPLFLLYQVSIYVSFSANKKTS from the coding sequence ATGAAAGAAAATAAAATGTCGTTTTGGAAACACATTGGAGAACTGAGAAAACATATTATTCACTGTTTTTGTGCAATAATCATTGCAATGATTATTTTAATGAATAATAAAGATATTATATTTGATTATATCATTTTTGGTCCATCCAAAAAGAATTTCATTACTTACCGTATATTTTATAAATTAACAAATACCTTTTTAGGCATTCATTTGAATCCTGTTTCTTTTTTTTCTAGAGATTTGGAAATACAAAATAGACAAATATTTGGACAATTCAACATTTATGTATGGACTTGTTTTATAGGAGGAGTTATTTTATCGTTTCCTTATGTTTTTTATGAGTTTTGGAAATTTATTAGACCTGCTCTTTCGGATGAAGAAAAAAAGTATTTCAGAGGAATACTGATAATAGTAACCATTCTATTTGGATTAGGAGTTCTTTTTGGTTATTTTGTGTTATGTCCATTTTTAATTCAATTTGGATATTCTTTTAGAATAAGTTACGTTCCAAAAAATATATTTGATTTATCGGATTATATCTCTTTGATCATAAATTCTGTACTGTCTATGGGAATTATTTTTTTATTTCCATTTTTCATATTTATTCTTACTAAAATTGAATTAATTTCTTATAATTTTTTAAAAAAATACAGAAAACATGCTTTTCTTATAATGTTAATTATAGCTTCTGCTATTACACCTGGAGATATTTTAAGCACGATAGTCGTTTTCATTCCACTGTTCCTTCTTTATCAAGTAAGTATATATGTATCGTTTTCCGCAAATAAAAAAACCTCTTGA
- the dapF gene encoding diaminopimelate epimerase, with protein sequence MKLNFFKYHGTGNDFILIDSRKEKIVKEYPILKKLCDRHFGIGADGIILIQNDNDFKSDFYMKYYNSDGKESTMCGNGGRCAIHFAKKLGISRGNKIHFRAIDGYHYGLIKENENKDKDLVSMSLLNIKKNEIEIHPEHVFLNTGSPHHILFVENIKKIDVYKEGRKIRFQNFYLKKGVNVNFVEILENNTLQVRTYERGVENETLSCGTGVTASVIAAYKMNKISSIEEIPVYALGGKLWVSLKETKDEYKDIYLTGNVCFIYQGYILI encoded by the coding sequence ATGAAATTGAATTTTTTTAAGTACCATGGGACAGGAAATGATTTCATACTCATAGATTCTAGAAAAGAAAAAATAGTAAAAGAATATCCTATTTTAAAAAAATTATGTGATAGACATTTTGGAATTGGTGCAGATGGAATCATTTTGATTCAAAATGATAATGATTTTAAAAGTGATTTTTATATGAAATATTACAATTCCGACGGAAAAGAAAGTACAATGTGTGGAAATGGAGGAAGATGTGCCATTCATTTTGCTAAAAAATTAGGAATTTCCAGAGGAAATAAAATTCATTTTAGAGCTATAGATGGATATCATTATGGATTGATAAAAGAAAACGAAAACAAGGATAAGGATTTAGTTTCTATGAGTTTACTAAATATAAAAAAAAATGAAATAGAAATTCATCCAGAACACGTTTTTTTGAATACTGGGTCTCCTCATCATATACTTTTTGTAGAAAACATCAAAAAAATAGATGTGTATAAAGAAGGAAGAAAAATTAGATTTCAAAATTTTTATTTGAAAAAAGGAGTCAATGTGAATTTTGTAGAAATACTTGAAAATAATACTTTACAAGTTCGTACTTATGAAAGAGGAGTAGAAAACGAAACTTTATCCTGCGGAACAGGAGTGACGGCTTCTGTCATTGCGGCATATAAAATGAATAAAATTTCCTCTATTGAAGAAATTCCAGTTTATGCTCTTGGAGGAAAATTATGGGTTTCATTAAAAGAAACAAAAGACGAATATAAAGACATTTATTTAACTGGAAATGTGTGTTTTATATATCAAGGATATATTTTAATATGA
- a CDS encoding Do family serine endopeptidase: MKRIVFYIVLSSMMSSIITIAGYKQYTKAKEDPFLFPYASSLSKTKLTSSDSSPLVSSAGVPDFTRVVEKTIHAVVNVKNYSRKYNNQFDPFDFFFGFPDDYRGKKPQKNDLPGLHGSGVIISPDGYIVTNNHVIKDAEKIEITLNDQRSYRAKLIGTDPSTDIALLKISDKNLPFIYFSDSNKVQIGEWVLAIGNPFDLNSTVTAGIISAKNRSLGILRGETQSAIESFFQTDAAVNPGNSGGALVNTNGELIGINTAISSSSGNFIGYSFAAPSNLVSKVIQDIKKYGTVQRAYLGVRGMDLSKTEYLKAYNKETHQNIKSQQGFLIGEVFDQSGASDAGLKKGDIIKSIDGKTIQNIADLSFIVGTKHPGDKVKVNIIRNKKKKTFKVTLKDLQGRTKIRKREQISPSELLGAIFETLSKESKKDFGIDYGIRIREIRTGRLSSIGMEEGDIILSINGEKMKKPNDVDRVLKKYSGDVTIKSIKQNGQIYIAGFEMN; encoded by the coding sequence ATGAAGAGAATAGTTTTTTATATTGTACTTAGCAGTATGATGAGTTCAATCATAACCATTGCTGGATATAAACAATACACTAAAGCTAAAGAAGATCCTTTTCTTTTTCCATATGCATCTTCTTTGTCAAAAACAAAGTTAACCTCATCAGATTCTTCTCCATTAGTCAGTTCTGCTGGGGTCCCTGATTTTACTAGAGTCGTAGAAAAAACAATACATGCAGTAGTTAATGTGAAAAATTACTCAAGAAAATATAATAATCAATTTGATCCATTTGATTTCTTTTTTGGATTTCCTGATGATTATAGAGGAAAAAAACCTCAAAAAAATGACCTTCCTGGACTTCATGGATCAGGAGTAATCATATCTCCTGATGGATATATTGTAACGAATAACCATGTGATCAAAGATGCAGAAAAGATTGAAATCACTCTTAATGATCAAAGATCTTATAGGGCTAAGTTGATAGGAACAGATCCTAGCACGGATATAGCGTTATTAAAAATAAGTGATAAAAATTTACCTTTTATTTATTTTTCAGATTCTAACAAAGTTCAAATAGGAGAATGGGTTTTGGCTATCGGAAATCCTTTTGATTTAAATTCTACTGTAACAGCAGGTATTATCAGTGCAAAAAATAGAAGTTTAGGAATATTAAGAGGAGAAACACAATCAGCTATTGAATCTTTTTTTCAAACAGATGCAGCTGTCAATCCTGGAAATAGTGGAGGGGCTTTAGTTAACACCAATGGTGAATTAATTGGAATTAATACAGCTATATCTTCTTCTTCAGGAAATTTTATAGGATATAGTTTCGCTGCACCTTCTAATTTAGTGTCAAAAGTTATACAGGATATAAAAAAATATGGAACAGTACAACGTGCATATTTAGGAGTTAGAGGAATGGATCTTTCTAAAACAGAATACTTGAAAGCTTACAATAAAGAAACACATCAAAATATAAAATCACAACAAGGATTTTTAATAGGAGAAGTATTTGATCAAAGTGGAGCTTCAGATGCTGGTCTTAAAAAAGGAGATATCATAAAAAGCATAGACGGAAAAACAATACAAAATATTGCAGATTTATCATTTATTGTAGGGACAAAACATCCAGGTGATAAGGTTAAAGTAAATATTATACGTAACAAAAAGAAAAAAACTTTTAAAGTAACGTTAAAAGATTTACAAGGGAGAACAAAAATAAGAAAGAGAGAACAAATTAGTCCATCTGAATTATTAGGAGCAATATTTGAAACACTTAGTAAAGAGTCTAAAAAAGATTTTGGGATTGATTATGGAATTAGAATAAGAGAAATTAGAACTGGTCGTTTAAGTTCTATAGGGATGGAGGAAGGAGATATTATTTTATCTATTAATGGAGAAAAAATGAAAAAACCTAATGATGTTGATCGCGTTTTAAAAAAATACTCAGGAGATGTTACTATAAAATCTATTAAACAAAACGGACAAATATATATAGCAGGATTTGAAATGAATTAA
- a CDS encoding redox-regulated ATPase YchF — protein sequence MKCGIIGLPNTGKSKFFNFISNSKALSENFPFCTIEPNYGMTKVPDKRLYELKEIIQPINSIPSEIKIVDIAGLIKGSHKGDGLGNKFLSHVRETNVIIHMIRFFNDTNVIHVEGSINPIRDKEIIDMELQLKDLETIESRLKKITRKDKMDRSINTLQKVFSFLKKGNNIRMYPFQEEEKKHIKDLQLLTIKPVLYICNTDEKLNDKTLFHIKNLKKIAEMENSPLVVLPLKKNLIFYEVEKVLKESYKLLNLQSFFTIGKEEIRAWAIPNQCTAYEASSVIHTDFKKGFIKAEVIHYNDFIKYRSEEKVKKAGKIFLAGKNYLIQDGDIIRFRFNR from the coding sequence ATGAAATGTGGGATTATTGGTCTTCCAAATACAGGAAAATCAAAATTTTTTAACTTTATTTCTAACTCAAAAGCTTTATCAGAAAATTTTCCTTTTTGTACTATAGAACCCAATTATGGAATGACAAAAGTTCCAGATAAAAGACTATATGAACTCAAAGAAATTATTCAACCAATAAATTCAATTCCATCCGAAATCAAAATAGTAGATATAGCTGGCCTTATAAAAGGATCTCATAAAGGAGATGGATTGGGAAATAAATTTTTGTCTCATGTTCGTGAAACAAATGTAATCATCCATATGATACGTTTTTTTAACGACACGAACGTTATCCATGTAGAAGGATCTATAAATCCTATTAGAGACAAAGAAATTATTGATATGGAATTACAATTAAAAGATCTAGAAACAATAGAAAGTAGATTAAAAAAAATCACAAGAAAAGACAAAATGGATAGATCTATAAATACACTCCAAAAAGTTTTTTCTTTCTTAAAAAAAGGAAATAATATTAGAATGTATCCATTTCAAGAAGAAGAAAAAAAACATATAAAGGATTTGCAATTATTAACTATCAAACCTGTTCTTTATATATGTAATACTGATGAAAAATTAAATGATAAGACTCTTTTCCATATAAAAAATCTGAAAAAGATAGCAGAGATGGAAAATTCCCCTTTGGTGGTTTTACCTTTGAAAAAAAATTTAATTTTCTATGAAGTTGAAAAAGTTCTGAAAGAATCCTATAAATTATTAAACTTGCAAAGTTTTTTTACGATAGGAAAAGAAGAAATACGAGCTTGGGCTATACCCAATCAATGTACAGCTTATGAAGCTTCTTCTGTCATTCATACGGATTTTAAAAAAGGATTTATCAAAGCAGAAGTCATTCATTATAATGATTTTATCAAATATAGATCAGAAGAAAAAGTAAAAAAAGCGGGAAAAATTTTTCTGGCAGGAAAAAATTATCTTATTCAAGATGGAGATATCATTCGTTTTCGATTTAATCGATAA
- a CDS encoding OmpA family protein, whose protein sequence is MKNVNFFIIALFAFFSSVFSQDSSQDSKEKWTVRIGAHDINYFPIKSPFKGFFLKKNNSFNPIISNIELEHNVKKHIGLYLNASLGLADNNRWRIGKCTFVKLSHGVNLYIFPHHKFDPYLRLGAGYHKFNGYIDRELRISDTKYFKTNKKDFFVLDGGLGLNFWIVSNFGVNLQSTYNQVFAYQSSDFLNFWKHNVGVVFRFGNFKLAEDNKDKNQENKKIVEINKDHSYLPPIMEDKKEEEKICCQNKNQKDSDNDGILDQEDLCPNQFGLKKFKGCPDTDSDNIPDNEDKCPKEFGKKENKGCPDIVFNPVLFNLDKFSLSHSSIAVVNEIAEIMINRLPNSKFYINGYADAHGKLYYNKKLSIKRANSVFDVLVSKGVDPSRIEVRGLVGKKYNKKGRRVEITIRK, encoded by the coding sequence ATGAAAAACGTCAATTTTTTTATTATTGCTTTATTCGCTTTTTTTTCGTCTGTGTTTTCTCAAGATTCGTCTCAAGATTCGAAAGAAAAATGGACTGTTCGAATAGGAGCACACGACATTAATTATTTTCCTATAAAATCTCCTTTTAAAGGTTTTTTTCTTAAAAAGAATAATAGTTTTAATCCTATTATTTCTAATATAGAATTAGAGCATAATGTAAAAAAACATATTGGTTTATATTTAAATGCATCATTAGGTTTGGCTGACAATAACAGATGGAGAATAGGAAAGTGTACTTTCGTAAAATTGAGTCATGGGGTAAATTTATACATTTTCCCTCATCACAAATTTGATCCCTATTTGCGATTAGGTGCAGGGTACCATAAATTTAATGGATATATAGATAGAGAATTAAGAATTTCAGATACCAAGTATTTTAAAACAAATAAGAAGGATTTTTTTGTATTAGATGGTGGATTAGGTTTAAATTTTTGGATAGTTTCTAATTTTGGGGTTAACTTACAAAGTACTTATAACCAAGTTTTTGCCTATCAATCGAGTGACTTTCTAAATTTTTGGAAACATAATGTAGGAGTCGTTTTCCGTTTTGGAAATTTCAAGCTTGCAGAGGATAATAAGGATAAAAATCAAGAAAACAAAAAAATAGTAGAAATTAATAAAGATCATTCTTATTTACCACCAATAATGGAAGATAAAAAAGAAGAAGAAAAAATTTGTTGTCAGAATAAAAATCAAAAAGATTCAGATAATGATGGAATTTTAGATCAAGAAGATTTATGTCCCAATCAATTTGGATTAAAAAAATTCAAGGGTTGTCCTGATACCGATTCAGATAATATTCCGGATAATGAAGATAAATGTCCTAAAGAATTCGGAAAAAAAGAAAATAAGGGATGCCCTGATATAGTTTTTAACCCTGTTTTATTTAATTTAGATAAATTTTCATTATCCCATAGTTCTATAGCTGTTGTTAATGAAATAGCTGAAATAATGATTAATAGACTTCCAAATTCTAAATTCTATATAAATGGATATGCAGATGCTCATGGAAAACTCTATTATAACAAAAAATTGTCTATAAAAAGAGCAAATTCAGTATTTGATGTTTTAGTTTCGAAAGGAGTAGATCCTTCTAGAATAGAAGTGAGAGGATTGGTAGGAAAAAAATATAACAAAAAAGGACGACGTGTTGAAATAACAATACGAAAATAA
- the smpB gene encoding SsrA-binding protein SmpB, which yields MSILNRKARFQYQFLEHYTAGIQLLGTEVKSIRQNKANIMESFCQMKNGELFSMNMYIAEYKFGTNCNHSSRRERKLLLKKKELIKIDKKLKNKGLTVVPIELFFNNKGYIKVKIVLAKGKKIYDKRESLRKRDSLREIKQSLKIKNCI from the coding sequence ATGAGTATTCTAAATAGAAAAGCAAGATTTCAATATCAGTTTTTAGAACATTATACAGCTGGAATACAACTTCTTGGTACTGAAGTGAAATCAATCAGACAAAATAAAGCTAATATCATGGAAAGTTTTTGCCAAATGAAAAATGGAGAATTGTTTTCTATGAATATGTACATAGCCGAATACAAATTCGGAACAAACTGTAATCATTCAAGCAGAAGAGAAAGAAAATTATTATTGAAAAAAAAAGAATTGATAAAAATAGATAAAAAATTGAAAAACAAAGGATTAACTGTTGTCCCCATTGAATTATTTTTTAATAATAAGGGATATATAAAAGTAAAAATAGTTTTGGCTAAGGGAAAAAAAATATATGATAAACGTGAATCTTTGCGAAAAAGAGATTCTTTGAGAGAAATTAAACAATCTTTAAAAATTAAAAATTGTATTTAA